A portion of the Lolium rigidum isolate FL_2022 chromosome 1, APGP_CSIRO_Lrig_0.1, whole genome shotgun sequence genome contains these proteins:
- the LOC124666802 gene encoding carboxypeptidase SOL1-like isoform X1, with protein MAIRRLSFLLLLLLLRAFASLPTQAAARGGADPSSGIDDEKHRSFSRNLLEDKPEITEEMTHGYMSNSELEIAVQDFGSRCANVSRVYSIGKSVNGSPLWVIEISDKPGQKEAEPAFKYIGNVHGDEPVGREVLMQLAYWLCDNYLKDPLATLIVENTHLHILPAMNPDGFALRRRGNANNVDLNRDFPDQFFPINDEINYRQPETRAIMNWIKEEHFTASASLHGGALVANYPWDGSRDKRKQYYGCPDDKAFRYMASVYSKSHYNMSLSKEFRGGITNGALWYPIYGGMQDWNYIHGGCFELTLEISDVKWPKASELLVIWKQNKMSMLNLVASMVKTGVHGRIFAADTGRPIPGSLMVKGIDSKINASRTFGDYHRMLAPGESYEVVASMEGFTPKRTHIMLEREAMNLDFILDPDGAVRQTKPVRNDCGCRCDDGGKPFLIREAYVWLYLLALFFLLALYLVFRRRIALRPAAHRYPPKRPVAV; from the exons ATGGCGATCCGGCGCCTCTccttcctcctgctcctcctcctcctccgcgcctTCGCCTCGCTTCCCACCCAAGCCGCCGCGAGAGGCGGCGCCGACCCGTCGTCAG GTATTGACGATGAAAAACATAGGTCATTTTCACGTAATCTTCTCGAGGATAAGCCCGAGATCAC GGAAGAAATGACTCATGGATATATGAGCAATTCTGAACTTGAGATTGCTGTACAAGACTTTGGGAGCCGCTGTGCTAATGTCTCTAGGGTGTACAG CATCGGGAAGAGTGTAAATGGTTCCCCACTG TGGGTCATTGAAATATCAGATAAACCTGGGCAAAAAGAAGCTGAACCAGCATTCAAG tACATTGGGAATGTCCATGGCGATGAGCCTGTTGGAAGAGAAGTCCTTATGCAACTTGCGTATTGGCTGTGTGATAACTACCTGAAGGATCCCTTG GCAACTCTTATTGTGGAGAATACACACCTTCATATACTTCCGGCAATGAACCCAGATGGATTTGCTCTTAGGAGGCGTGGTAATGCAAACAATGTTGATCTCAACAGAGACTTTCCTGACCAA TTTTTTCCCATCAACGATGAGATTAACTACAGGCAACCTGAAACTAGAGCTATTATGAACTGGATAAAGGAAGAACACTTTACAGCCTCGGCTAGTTTGCATGGG GGTGCTCTTGTTGCAAATTATCCATGGGATGGATCTAGAGATAAAAG AAAACAGTATTATGGATGTCCTGATGACAAGGCATTCCGGTACATGGCATCAGTGTATAGTAAGTCACACTATAACATGTCTTTGAGCAAAGAATTCAGAGGAGGTATCACAAATGGAGCACTCTG GTATCCCATTTATGGCGGCATGCAAGACTGGAACTATATACATGGAGGCTGCTTTGAGTTGACCCTTGAAATTAGTGACGTAAAATGGCCAAAAGCATCTGAG CTTCTTGTCATATGGAAACAAAATAAGATGAGCATGCTCAATCTTGTCGCAAGCATGGTGAAG ACAGGAGTTCATGGAAGGATATTTGCTGCAGATACTGGTCGCCCTATACCTGGCTCACTGATGGTTAAGGGAATCGACTCGAAG ATAAATGCTAGCAGAACTTTTGGCGATTACCATCGAATGCTTGCACCTGGCGAGAGCTACGAAG TCGTGGCATCAATGGAAGGCTTCACACCAAAAAGAACACATATCATGCTGGAACGTGAAGCTATGAACCTTGATTTCATATTGGATCCAGACGGAGCTGTCAGGCAAACAAAGCCCGTTCGCAACGACTGCGGCTGCCGCTGCGATGATGGCGGGAAGCCGTTCCTCATCCGGGAAGCTTACGTCTGGCTGTATCTGCTGGCCCTGTTCTTTCTACTGGCCCTCTATCTAGTTTTCAGGAGAAGAATAGCATTGAGGCCTGCGGCTCATAGGTACCCGCCGAAACGGCCCGTTGCCGTGTGA
- the LOC124666802 gene encoding carboxypeptidase SOL1-like isoform X2, whose protein sequence is MQLAYWLCDNYLKDPLATLIVENTHLHILPAMNPDGFALRRRGNANNVDLNRDFPDQFFPINDEINYRQPETRAIMNWIKEEHFTASASLHGGALVANYPWDGSRDKRKQYYGCPDDKAFRYMASVYSKSHYNMSLSKEFRGGITNGALWYPIYGGMQDWNYIHGGCFELTLEISDVKWPKASELLVIWKQNKMSMLNLVASMVKTGVHGRIFAADTGRPIPGSLMVKGIDSKINASRTFGDYHRMLAPGESYEVVASMEGFTPKRTHIMLEREAMNLDFILDPDGAVRQTKPVRNDCGCRCDDGGKPFLIREAYVWLYLLALFFLLALYLVFRRRIALRPAAHRYPPKRPVAV, encoded by the exons ATGCAACTTGCGTATTGGCTGTGTGATAACTACCTGAAGGATCCCTTG GCAACTCTTATTGTGGAGAATACACACCTTCATATACTTCCGGCAATGAACCCAGATGGATTTGCTCTTAGGAGGCGTGGTAATGCAAACAATGTTGATCTCAACAGAGACTTTCCTGACCAA TTTTTTCCCATCAACGATGAGATTAACTACAGGCAACCTGAAACTAGAGCTATTATGAACTGGATAAAGGAAGAACACTTTACAGCCTCGGCTAGTTTGCATGGG GGTGCTCTTGTTGCAAATTATCCATGGGATGGATCTAGAGATAAAAG AAAACAGTATTATGGATGTCCTGATGACAAGGCATTCCGGTACATGGCATCAGTGTATAGTAAGTCACACTATAACATGTCTTTGAGCAAAGAATTCAGAGGAGGTATCACAAATGGAGCACTCTG GTATCCCATTTATGGCGGCATGCAAGACTGGAACTATATACATGGAGGCTGCTTTGAGTTGACCCTTGAAATTAGTGACGTAAAATGGCCAAAAGCATCTGAG CTTCTTGTCATATGGAAACAAAATAAGATGAGCATGCTCAATCTTGTCGCAAGCATGGTGAAG ACAGGAGTTCATGGAAGGATATTTGCTGCAGATACTGGTCGCCCTATACCTGGCTCACTGATGGTTAAGGGAATCGACTCGAAG ATAAATGCTAGCAGAACTTTTGGCGATTACCATCGAATGCTTGCACCTGGCGAGAGCTACGAAG TCGTGGCATCAATGGAAGGCTTCACACCAAAAAGAACACATATCATGCTGGAACGTGAAGCTATGAACCTTGATTTCATATTGGATCCAGACGGAGCTGTCAGGCAAACAAAGCCCGTTCGCAACGACTGCGGCTGCCGCTGCGATGATGGCGGGAAGCCGTTCCTCATCCGGGAAGCTTACGTCTGGCTGTATCTGCTGGCCCTGTTCTTTCTACTGGCCCTCTATCTAGTTTTCAGGAGAAGAATAGCATTGAGGCCTGCGGCTCATAGGTACCCGCCGAAACGGCCCGTTGCCGTGTGA
- the LOC124666802 gene encoding carboxypeptidase SOL1-like isoform X3 yields the protein MDLLLGGVVMQTMLISTETFLTKQPETRAIMNWIKEEHFTASASLHGGALVANYPWDGSRDKRKQYYGCPDDKAFRYMASVYSKSHYNMSLSKEFRGGITNGALWYPIYGGMQDWNYIHGGCFELTLEISDVKWPKASELLVIWKQNKMSMLNLVASMVKTGVHGRIFAADTGRPIPGSLMVKGIDSKINASRTFGDYHRMLAPGESYEVVASMEGFTPKRTHIMLEREAMNLDFILDPDGAVRQTKPVRNDCGCRCDDGGKPFLIREAYVWLYLLALFFLLALYLVFRRRIALRPAAHRYPPKRPVAV from the exons ATGGATTTGCTCTTAGGAGGCGTGGTAATGCAAACAATGTTGATCTCAACAGAGACTTTCCTGACCAA GCAACCTGAAACTAGAGCTATTATGAACTGGATAAAGGAAGAACACTTTACAGCCTCGGCTAGTTTGCATGGG GGTGCTCTTGTTGCAAATTATCCATGGGATGGATCTAGAGATAAAAG AAAACAGTATTATGGATGTCCTGATGACAAGGCATTCCGGTACATGGCATCAGTGTATAGTAAGTCACACTATAACATGTCTTTGAGCAAAGAATTCAGAGGAGGTATCACAAATGGAGCACTCTG GTATCCCATTTATGGCGGCATGCAAGACTGGAACTATATACATGGAGGCTGCTTTGAGTTGACCCTTGAAATTAGTGACGTAAAATGGCCAAAAGCATCTGAG CTTCTTGTCATATGGAAACAAAATAAGATGAGCATGCTCAATCTTGTCGCAAGCATGGTGAAG ACAGGAGTTCATGGAAGGATATTTGCTGCAGATACTGGTCGCCCTATACCTGGCTCACTGATGGTTAAGGGAATCGACTCGAAG ATAAATGCTAGCAGAACTTTTGGCGATTACCATCGAATGCTTGCACCTGGCGAGAGCTACGAAG TCGTGGCATCAATGGAAGGCTTCACACCAAAAAGAACACATATCATGCTGGAACGTGAAGCTATGAACCTTGATTTCATATTGGATCCAGACGGAGCTGTCAGGCAAACAAAGCCCGTTCGCAACGACTGCGGCTGCCGCTGCGATGATGGCGGGAAGCCGTTCCTCATCCGGGAAGCTTACGTCTGGCTGTATCTGCTGGCCCTGTTCTTTCTACTGGCCCTCTATCTAGTTTTCAGGAGAAGAATAGCATTGAGGCCTGCGGCTCATAGGTACCCGCCGAAACGGCCCGTTGCCGTGTGA